From a single bacterium genomic region:
- a CDS encoding bifunctional class I SAM-dependent methyltransferase/glycosyltransferase family 2 protein: MGDAIPRKAALLALLDAQAPDSDRWRRKNRYYYEMIRRIVRFHVPPGSSVLEIGCGTGDLLAALEPSRGVGVDISPKAVEIARAKHPALTFLVGDAEDLPVSEPFDYILLSDVIGYLDDVQRAFERMNRACGPHSRVILTYYNYLWEPVLRLGEKAGWKRPQPDQNWLALEDLQNLLSLAGFQTISKGFKVLLPVGIPLLSSICNRVLANLPVLRKLCLVEIIIARPAPVPVPEESLSCTVVIPARNEKGNIEDAVRRTPEMGKHTEIVFVEGNSSDGTAEEIERVIAAYPARDVKLLRQGSGVGKGDAVRKGFAAASGDVLMILDADLTVQPEEVPKFLKALASGRGEFLHGSRLVYPMEKAAMRFLNTLGNKFFSLAFTWLLDQRFKDTLCGTKVLYRRDYERIAAGRAYFGDFDPFGDFDLIFGAAKLDLKIVEIPIRYRERTYGSTQISRFSHGWLLLRMCLFALRRIKFT; the protein is encoded by the coding sequence ATGGGCGACGCGATCCCCCGGAAAGCCGCCCTGCTGGCCCTGTTGGACGCGCAGGCCCCGGATTCCGACCGGTGGAGGCGGAAGAACCGGTACTACTACGAGATGATCCGGCGGATCGTCCGCTTCCACGTCCCGCCGGGATCCTCGGTGCTCGAGATCGGTTGCGGTACGGGAGACCTGCTCGCCGCCCTCGAGCCGTCCCGGGGCGTGGGAGTCGACATCAGCCCGAAGGCCGTGGAGATCGCCCGCGCGAAGCACCCGGCCCTGACCTTCCTCGTCGGCGACGCCGAGGACCTGCCGGTGTCGGAGCCGTTCGACTATATCCTCCTGTCCGACGTCATCGGCTACCTTGACGATGTTCAACGCGCATTCGAGCGGATGAACCGGGCGTGTGGCCCGCACAGCCGCGTGATCCTCACCTACTACAACTATCTCTGGGAACCGGTCCTGCGCCTCGGGGAGAAGGCGGGGTGGAAGCGTCCGCAGCCCGACCAGAACTGGCTCGCCCTCGAGGACCTTCAGAACCTCCTGTCCCTGGCGGGCTTCCAGACGATCTCCAAGGGATTCAAGGTCCTTCTGCCCGTCGGGATCCCGCTGCTCTCCTCCATCTGCAACCGCGTGCTGGCGAACCTCCCCGTCCTCCGGAAGCTGTGCCTGGTGGAGATCATCATCGCGCGGCCGGCCCCCGTCCCGGTCCCGGAGGAGTCGCTCTCGTGCACGGTGGTGATCCCCGCCCGGAACGAAAAGGGAAATATCGAGGACGCGGTGCGGCGAACCCCGGAGATGGGGAAGCACACCGAGATCGTTTTCGTCGAGGGGAACTCCAGCGACGGGACGGCGGAGGAGATCGAGCGGGTGATCGCCGCGTACCCGGCCCGGGACGTGAAACTCCTTCGCCAGGGGAGCGGCGTCGGAAAAGGGGACGCGGTCCGCAAGGGATTTGCCGCGGCTTCCGGGGACGTGCTGATGATCCTGGACGCCGATCTGACCGTACAACCGGAGGAAGTGCCGAAGTTCCTCAAGGCGCTCGCGTCGGGGCGCGGCGAATTCCTCCACGGCTCCCGCCTCGTCTACCCGATGGAGAAGGCGGCGATGCGGTTCCTGAACACCCTCGGGAACAAGTTCTTCAGCCTGGCGTTCACGTGGCTGCTCGACCAGCGGTTCAAGGATACGCTGTGCGGGACGAAGGTCCTCTACCGACGCGACTACGAGCGGATCGCCGCGGGCAGGGCCTACTTCGGCGACTTCGACCCTTTCGGCGACTTCGACCTGATCTTCGGGGCCGCCAAGCTCGACCTGAAGATCGTCGAGATCCCGATCCGGTACCGGGAGCGCACCTATGGCTCGACCCAGATCTCCCGGTTCAGCCACGGGTGGCTGCTGCTGCGCATGTGCCTCTTCGCGCTGCGGCGGATCAAGTTCACCTGA
- a CDS encoding ATP-binding protein, producing MGLLRRPLSIRAGVVLQLALVATASLTLLAVFALKVIEVTMQRRHVEAGISVAGVVRTAVEKGIAENPGSRNPSAGMFPAALSPYVLEVVLLPEPPPEGRPKVVPVGKKAFPFLPVYPTVDVILPFDPVSSPAETAAAFVPRGIRVRFHSPGIAAEVRTLVNVTLLLAAIDIAVLVLFGGYFLDRTVISPVRKLASAAEKVAAGDYSLRVEGVEGNEVGQLAASFNRMVEGILDAQERLRRSGEETFRSEKLATVGRLAAGVAHEVGNPLMAIRGYAEYLLKHRPGAGESKECLDKVVEETRKIENIVRGLLSVASPGGGREGATDVNAVVRETVEMLSYRNLFRDVEVRLELGDAPRAAIVEDRFRQVLLNLVINAADAMQGHGTVIVRTWMMEGWSPGRRSPLRRRATDPPEMDGTQLRAGGSGTGGGVAIAVTDTGGGIPGGDLPLVFDPFFTTKEPGKGTGLGLSVSRTIVEGAGGEIRAESEEGKGATFLVVLPTARGTAESGGETTSHG from the coding sequence ATGGGCCTGCTGAGGCGCCCGCTCTCGATCCGCGCCGGCGTGGTGCTGCAGCTCGCGCTGGTGGCCACCGCCTCCCTCACCCTTCTCGCCGTCTTCGCGCTGAAGGTGATCGAGGTCACCATGCAGCGCCGCCACGTGGAAGCCGGCATCTCCGTCGCCGGGGTCGTCCGAACGGCGGTGGAAAAGGGAATCGCGGAAAACCCCGGGTCCCGGAATCCCTCTGCCGGAATGTTCCCCGCAGCCCTCTCCCCGTACGTTCTCGAGGTCGTCCTGTTGCCGGAACCGCCGCCGGAAGGCCGCCCGAAGGTCGTCCCCGTGGGGAAGAAGGCGTTCCCGTTCCTCCCGGTGTATCCCACCGTGGACGTGATCCTGCCGTTCGATCCGGTCTCCTCGCCCGCGGAAACCGCCGCCGCTTTCGTCCCTCGCGGCATCCGGGTCCGCTTCCATTCCCCCGGGATCGCCGCCGAGGTGCGGACCCTCGTGAACGTCACGCTGCTGCTCGCGGCCATCGACATCGCCGTCCTCGTCCTTTTCGGGGGGTACTTTCTCGATCGGACCGTGATCTCCCCCGTCCGCAAGTTGGCGTCCGCCGCCGAGAAGGTCGCGGCGGGAGATTACTCGCTGCGGGTCGAAGGCGTCGAGGGAAACGAAGTGGGGCAGCTCGCCGCCTCCTTCAACCGGATGGTCGAGGGGATCCTCGATGCCCAGGAACGACTGCGCCGCTCCGGGGAAGAGACGTTCCGGTCCGAGAAGCTGGCGACCGTGGGGCGGCTCGCGGCCGGGGTCGCCCACGAGGTGGGGAATCCGCTGATGGCGATCCGCGGGTACGCGGAGTACCTGCTGAAGCATCGGCCTGGCGCCGGGGAGTCGAAGGAGTGCCTCGACAAGGTCGTGGAGGAGACGAGGAAGATCGAGAACATCGTCCGGGGGCTCCTTTCCGTGGCGTCACCCGGCGGCGGGAGGGAAGGGGCGACGGACGTGAACGCCGTGGTGCGCGAGACGGTCGAGATGCTTTCGTACCGGAACCTGTTCCGCGACGTGGAGGTTCGGCTGGAACTCGGCGACGCGCCCCGCGCGGCGATCGTCGAGGACCGGTTTCGCCAGGTGCTGCTGAACCTCGTCATAAACGCGGCGGACGCGATGCAGGGGCACGGAACGGTGATCGTGCGAACGTGGATGATGGAGGGGTGGAGCCCCGGGCGACGGTCCCCCCTGCGGCGGCGGGCGACGGACCCTCCGGAGATGGACGGCACGCAGCTGCGCGCGGGCGGATCCGGGACGGGCGGGGGCGTCGCGATCGCCGTGACCGACACGGGGGGCGGGATTCCGGGCGGCGATCTCCCGCTGGTCTTCGACCCGTTCTTCACGACCAAGGAACCGGGCAAGGGAACGGGCCTCGGACTCTCCGTTTCACGGACGATCGTCGAGGGGGCGGGGGGGGAGATCCGCGCGGAGAGCGAGGAGGGGAAGGGTGCGACCTTCCTCGTGGTGCTGCCGACCGCGCGCGGAACGGCGGAGAGCGGAGGGGAAACGACAAGCCATGGCTGA
- a CDS encoding methyltransferase domain-containing protein has product MPKDDVRNHFEGIAGDYDRWKEKSSYYYRLLAEICRERVPAGASVLEIGCGTGTLLHALRPSRGLGVDISPAMVEIAAAKFPSLAFRVADAEAFDPGETFDYVIIPDVVEHVGDVGAMFRSARKACHAGSFVIVTCVNPLWAPVLHIAERLGLKMPEGEHRWLPAGELRRLAGGAGFDLAEVSGRILCPKEIPLLARTLNRAAERLPFLRPACLVQVLVLTPRPGSPSSPSPSPSKKEREIAHSRMLARGDTEELWGWNSPAGRKRAERRSELIARGAGLGPGMRILEIGCGTGLFTGMFARTGASIVAVDISGDLLAKARERNLPSDRVRFLEKRFEECEVDGPFDAIVGSSILHHLEVGESLAKIRALLKPGGVMCFAEPNLLNPQVFIERKFTFLRPWLSYVSPDETAFVRWRIATALLRSGFDEVDVTPFDWLHPSTPAWLIGTLSAVGRFMERMPILREFSGSVLIRCRRPT; this is encoded by the coding sequence ATGCCGAAGGACGACGTCCGGAACCACTTCGAAGGGATCGCCGGCGACTATGACCGGTGGAAGGAAAAGTCGTCGTACTATTACCGTCTCCTCGCGGAAATCTGCCGGGAGCGCGTCCCGGCAGGGGCATCGGTGCTCGAGATCGGGTGCGGCACGGGGACGCTCCTGCACGCCCTTCGGCCGTCGCGGGGCCTTGGTGTGGACATCTCCCCTGCGATGGTCGAGATCGCCGCGGCAAAGTTCCCCTCGCTCGCCTTCCGCGTCGCGGACGCAGAGGCGTTCGATCCCGGGGAGACGTTCGACTACGTGATCATCCCCGATGTCGTCGAGCATGTCGGGGACGTCGGTGCGATGTTCCGATCGGCCCGGAAGGCATGCCATGCCGGGTCCTTCGTGATCGTCACCTGCGTCAACCCGCTCTGGGCGCCGGTCCTCCATATCGCCGAACGTCTCGGACTGAAGATGCCGGAAGGGGAGCACCGGTGGCTCCCCGCCGGGGAACTTCGGCGACTGGCGGGGGGGGCGGGGTTCGACCTCGCGGAGGTCTCCGGGAGGATCCTCTGCCCGAAAGAGATCCCCCTCCTGGCCCGCACGCTCAACCGGGCGGCGGAGCGACTGCCGTTCCTGCGCCCCGCATGCCTCGTCCAGGTGCTCGTTCTGACGCCCCGTCCCGGGAGCCCTTCGTCCCCCTCCCCGTCCCCCTCCAAAAAGGAGCGGGAGATCGCCCATAGCCGCATGCTGGCGCGGGGAGACACGGAGGAATTGTGGGGATGGAATTCCCCGGCGGGCCGGAAGCGAGCCGAGAGACGCAGCGAACTGATCGCCCGCGGCGCCGGATTGGGACCCGGAATGCGAATCCTGGAGATCGGGTGCGGGACGGGACTGTTCACCGGGATGTTCGCGCGGACAGGGGCGAGCATCGTCGCCGTCGACATCTCGGGCGACCTCCTCGCGAAGGCCCGGGAGAGGAACCTCCCGTCCGACCGGGTCCGTTTCCTGGAGAAGCGGTTCGAGGAATGCGAGGTGGACGGACCCTTCGACGCGATCGTGGGATCGTCGATCCTGCACCACCTGGAAGTCGGGGAATCCCTCGCCAAGATCCGGGCCCTGTTGAAGCCGGGCGGAGTGATGTGCTTCGCCGAGCCGAACCTGCTGAACCCCCAGGTCTTCATCGAGCGGAAGTTCACCTTCCTGCGGCCGTGGCTGAGCTATGTGTCCCCGGACGAGACCGCTTTCGTCCGCTGGCGCATTGCGACGGCATTGCTGCGTTCGGGATTCGACGAGGTGGATGTCACACCTTTCGACTGGCTCCACCCCTCGACACCGGCGTGGCTCATCGGCACGCTATCCGCCGTGGGGCGCTTCATGGAGAGGATGCCGATCCTTCGGGAGTTCTCCGGATCGGTACTCATCCGCTGCCGGCGTCCGACCTGA
- a CDS encoding prepilin-type N-terminal cleavage/methylation domain-containing protein, which produces MNRFRRISLRSTPADHRIGRGGFTLIEITVVLVLIGILATIAITTYRTMINRARMTQAKTVLSYLTKTEATYFSDHDRYTDNVALLNFDPVRYNYYDVSVVLDNDALNYLGIATGTGVMAGDRWFVTKDRTPYQDNTSPFH; this is translated from the coding sequence ATGAACCGGTTCCGGAGGATCTCCCTGCGGTCCACCCCTGCGGATCATCGCATCGGCCGGGGCGGATTCACGCTGATCGAGATCACGGTCGTCCTCGTCCTCATCGGGATCCTGGCGACCATAGCGATCACCACCTATCGCACGATGATCAACAGGGCGCGGATGACGCAGGCGAAGACGGTGCTCAGCTACCTCACCAAGACGGAGGCCACCTACTTCAGCGACCATGACCGGTACACGGACAACGTCGCGCTGCTCAATTTCGACCCGGTCAGGTACAACTACTACGATGTTTCGGTGGTGCTCGACAACGACGCGTTGAATTACCTGGGGATCGCCACGGGCACCGGCGTCATGGCGGGGGACCGCTGGTTCGTCACCAAGGACAGGACCCCGTACCAGGACAACACCTCCCCGTTCCATTGA